Proteins encoded together in one Nyctibius grandis isolate bNycGra1 chromosome 1, bNycGra1.pri, whole genome shotgun sequence window:
- the DST gene encoding dystonin isoform X10: protein MNSSTYSYHSSDSLFSNSTSARTSVDSNENFLSVNCGPTLIKSCISFGNGTLEGNRLEMLQQIANRIQRDSRSCEDKLILAQNALQSDTKRLESGLQFQHEAEIAGYLLESENLLRQQVIDAQILIDGKYYQADQLVQRVAKLRDELMAIRTECSSVYNKGHALTTEQTKLMISGITESLNSGFTTNLTPELNAAMTQGLTPSLTSSSLTSGLSSGLTSRLTPAITPAYTPGIPPRLIQSYVTGVDSGTLQTLKLMQIRKPLMKSAFVDQNLTEEEVNMKFVQDLLSWVEEMQVQLDRAEWGSDLPSVESHLENNKNIHKAIEEFESSLKEAKISEIQMTAPLKLSYAEKLHKLESQYSKLLNTSRNQERHLDTLHNFVSRATRELIWLNEKEEEEVAYDWSERNPNITRKKEYHAELMRELDQKEEVIKSVQEIAEQLLLENHPARLTIEAYRAAMQTQWSWILQLCHCVEQHLRENAAYFEFFSDAKEAMEYLKNLKDTIYRKYSCDRSSSLHRLEDLVQESMEEKEQLLQYKSTVAGLVGRAKAIIQLKPRNPDCILKTSIPIKAICDYRQIEITIYKDDECVLANNSHRAKWKVISPSGNEAMVPSVCFTVPPPNKEAIDTANRIEQQFQNVLALWHESHVNMKSVVSWHYLTNEIEAIRAGNVASIKTMLPGEHQQVLSNLQSRFDDFVEDSQESKIFTSSDTAQLEREVNVCKQYYQELLKSAEREEQEESIYNLYISEVRNIRLQLESCEERLIRQIRTPMERDDLHESVFRISEQEKLKKELDRLKDDLGVITDKCEEFFSQAAGSPSVPTLRSELNVVIQNMNQVYSMSSIYIDKLKTVNLVLKNTQGAESLVKLYETKLCEEEAVTADKNNIENLMGTLKQWRSEVDEKREVFHALEDELQKAKMISDQMFKMHKERDLDFDWHKEKVDQLAERWQNIHSQIENRLRDLEGINKSLKYYKDTYNSLDTWIQQVEDTQRKIQEIHPENSKALAKQLNQHKMLVSEIEMKQSKIDECQKYSEQYSAAVKDYELQTMTYRAMVDSQQKSPVKRRRMQSSSDLIIQEFMDLRTRYTALVTLMTQYIKFAGDSLKRLEEEEILKNKEASVREAYSDLMAQQNSTIDENRKLTGKVKTLEEMLEDMKKQKFQLEQELPKVREAAEKERKQQQKDMEEICLQKTRAEHEAKQCRIDLESIEKEKADAEQELERVRQLIFQAETQRSILEENLRAFRNQIEESTFTRKNLEEHLRRKDTNLNDLEQQKKTLMQELKKKTEGEEKFMKLIKQMEQDLEFKGNLSEIKLQEKEKTEGRYSVTRETSLPAFTAGQGRQCRTDSEMTSFQKKQEAKKVEELKQKVDELTLANKKADKTIKDLKYELNEIELQKSSTEEKSRLLKEKLDKVNSELKCLKIKLEEKDQAEQGYLQQLKELDKQLHRTTGKAEEVMQEAMDLKKIKMNYQEELKSVQKEKTQLRREVEELTRSQTKTEITIKHLNSQISSLQKEKLAAEHRTQSCKGEANNLQDRYKKIQEQLLQKTKVEKENQQEIQMLRNELAKSNQVSETLKRKIEDLNKWNAETKLLMKQIQSESEKMALEKQNIERKNEALKALADGFKEQLRATNEQLHKQTIIEQEFICKIKSLEVDLAKTEDLTNEYKKKCDKQSASTLTIDREVKNLNAQMNALTMEKRVNEQKIELQQAHIQELSSKLKKLQDELHQKTLDEQMAHKKMILFQEESIKFKHSAEEFRKKVEKLLESHSITEKDISGIKLECVALQQEKHMAEENIMLYKIQMEDLQERLKKCHEQLQQGRQAEMDYHQKCRKLEEELEVQKHTAESLKQKMDLQVKEGEHSFFLFQNEVQQNNKLQDSGFKLSCERRGNDFNYQRDTTAREFEQLPPHTKPSSPLLRQKQERVGFKSDQIEENSLYMSADDMIPTEVQFQMSRINQSLEEDTSPQSFTEFVSQTSTQFQIMFDKASQISGTSERDKLRNRNLHSSRQTIRHGEDMKHELGVVKLHPLERVKNKQYDMHVEVTTLNQENDKTFGNEERMFEGYKTSEGFRREDLAKMSSFLGEKILKTVDDATQLEYFTEEYDIKFQGLRHDVTVRQLTEVKLLDRLTVEQLRSGQKTIDEVQKSLEKFLTKPTAIAGLYLESSKEIISFALAAKRRIIGKALTLAFLEAQAATGFIIDPTTGQKFSVDDSVIRGLTDNEFKSRLLEAEKAVLGYWCSGKVVSVYQAMEARLLERQKGKNILEAQIASGGVIDPVRSVRVPPETAVQLGLLNNTILKFLHEPSSNAKCFHDPNNRKAMYYCDLLKMCLFSVSSKCFLLPVGERKISSPSAEKSHKISVVDVETGAEMTSYEAYQNNCVDKATYLELSKEEFDWKETTCFDSDGNSFLLLTDLKTGVQFNIEETLNQGRIGRALVNKYKEGLITANEFGDILVSSSQPKKDLNSPIAGFWLSETNERIPVLKASRKNLVDRITALRCLEAQVSTGGIIDPFTGRKYSVSEALQRELIDDACAKQIQQYELIFTGIIHPVRNTVMSAVEAMHLNAVDKEMGLRCLEYQYLTGGLIDTKSHSRLTMEDAIKNGIIDAVTATKMKDEKLYVKVITCPKTKKKLTYKEALERAVFDCHTGLRLLEAAQPMKTGISGLYYNS, encoded by the exons ATGAACAGCAGTACTTATAGCTATCATAGCAGTGATTCACTGTTTAGCAACAGTACTAGTGCTCGAACCAGTGTTGACTCTAATGagaatttcctttctgttaatTGTGGTCCTACACTGATTAAATCTTGTATAAGCTTTGGTAATGGCACCTTAGAAGGAAACAG GTTGGAAATGTTGCAGCAGATTGCAAACAGAATTCAGCGCGACAGCCGGAGCTGTGAGGACAAACTAATACTTGCCCAGAATGCTCTGCAGTCT GACACCAAACGATTAGAGTCAGGGCTCCAGTTCCAACATGAAGCAGAGATAGCTGGGTATCTTCTTGAATCTGAGAACCTTCTCCGCCAGCAAGTGATTGATGCCCAAATTCTTATTGATGGAAAATACTATCAGGCAGACCAGCTTGTGCAGAG AGTTGCAAAACTTCGTGATGAACTGATGGCCATACGGACCGAATGTTCTTCCGTGTACAACAAGGGGCATGCGCTGACAACAGAGCAGACAAAGCTGATGATATCAGGAATAACCGAAAGCTTAAACTCAGGATTTACAACAAACCTAACCCCTGAATTAAATGCTGCAATGACCCAAGGTTTAACACCTAGTTTGACTTCTTCCAGCTTGACATCTGGCCTTTCATCAGGTCTTACTTCCAGACTGACACCAGCCATCACTCCCGCTTACACACCAGGCATCCCACCACGGTTAATTCAAAGTTATGTGACAGGAGTAGACAGTGGGACTCTGCAAACACTCAAACTGATGCAGATCAGAAAACCTCTTATGAAATCAGCTTTTGTGGATCAGAATTTAACAGAAGAAGAGGTGAACATGAAATTTGTCCAGGACCTATTGAGCTGGGTGGAAGAAATGCAG GTGCAACTTGATCGAGCAGAGTGGGGTTCAGATTTACCAAGTGTTGAAAGCCAtttagaaaacaacaaaaacatccaCAAAGCTATTGAGGAATTTGAATCCAGCCTTAAAGAAGCTAAAATCAGTGAG ATCCAAATGACTGCCCCTCTTAAACTCAGTTATGCAGAAAAATTGCACAAACTGGAGAGTCAGTATTCAAAACTCTTG aacaCATCAAGAAATCAGGAAAGGCATCTAGATACTCTTCACAATTTTGTATCTCGTGCTACTAGAGAGCTGATATGGctgaatgaaaaagaagaggaggaggttgcaTATGACTGGAGTGAAAGAAACCCCAatataacaagaaaaaaggaataccATGCA gaattaatgaGAGAACTTGATCAAAAAGAAGAAGTTATTAAATCAGTACAAGAAATAGCTGAGCAGTTGCTTCTTGAAAATCACCCAGCCAGGCTAACCATTGAG GCCTATAGAGCTGCAATGCAGACACAGTGGAGCTGGATTCTTCAGCTCTGTCACTGTGTTGAGCAACATTTGAGAGAAAATGCTGCGTATTTTGAG TTTTTCAGTGATGCCAAAGAAGCCATGgaatatttaaagaatttgaAAGATACCATATACCGCAAATACAGTTGTGATAGATCAAGCAGCCTTCATAGGCTGGAAGACCTTGTCCAGGAGTCTATG gaagaaaaagaacaactcTTGCAGTATAAGAGCACAGTAGCAGGCCTTGTGGGGAGAGCAAAGGCAATAATTCAGCTGAAGCCAAGGAACCCTGACTGTATACTCAAAACGTCCATCCCAATTAAAGCCATCTGCGACTACAGACAAATTGAG ATAACTATTTACAAAGATGATGAGTGTGTATTAGCAAACAACTCCCATCGTGCTAAATGGAAAGTCATTAGCCCAAGTGGTAATGAGGCCATGGTTCCATCTGTATGCTTTACAGTTCCTCCACCGAACAAAGAAGCAATAGATACAGCCAACAG GATTGAACAGCAATTTCAGAATGTTCTGGCTCTTTGGCACGAGTCACATGTAAACATGAAGAGTGTGGTGTCCTGGCATTACCtgacaaatgaaattgaagCTATTCGAGCTGGCAACGTTGCCTCG ATAAAGACGATGCTGCCAGGTGAACATCAGCAGGTTCTAAGCAATTTGCAGTCCCGCTTTGATGATTTTGTGGAAGATAGCCAGGAGTCCAAAATCTTTACAAGCTCCgatacagcacagctggaaaGGGAAGTTAATGTTTGCAAGCAATACTATCAAGAGCTTCTGAAATCTGCAGAAAGAG aggagcaggaggaatcTATTTACAATCTGTACATCTCCGAAGTCAGAAATATCAGACTTCAGCTGGAGAGTTGTGAGGAGCGGTTAATACGGCAGATCCGAACCCCAATGGAAAGGGATGATCTACATGAAAGTGTGTTTAGAATTTCAGAGCAAGAG aaactgaagaaagaacTGGACCGACTGAAGGATGACTTGGGAGTCATCACGGATAAATGTGAAGAGTTTTTCAGTCAAGCTGCTGGTTCACCTTCAGTCCCTACTCTGCGCTCTGAGCTCAATGTTGTTATTCAGAACATGAACCAAGTTTATTCCATGTCTTCCATTTACATAGATAA attaaaaactgTAAATTTGGTGCTGAAGAACACCCAAGGAGCAGAATCATTAGTGAAACTCTATGAAACTAAGTTGTGTGAAGAAGAAGCAGTAACAGCTGACAAAAACAATATAGAAAATCTGATGGGTACATTAAAG CAATGGAGATCTGAAGTAGATGAGAAAAGAGAAGTGTTCCATGCCTTAGAGGATGAActgcagaaggcaaagatgATCAGTGATCAGATGTTTAAAATGCACAAGGAACGTGATCTTGACTTTGACTGGCATAAAGAAAAAGTTGATCAGTTAGCCGAGAGGTGGCAAAACATTCATTCTCAAATTGAAAATAG GTTGCGTGACTTAGAAGGTATTAATAAATCTCTGAAGTATTACAAAGATACTTACAATTCTTTGGACACTTGGATTCAACAAGTGGAAGACACTCAGCGAAAGATTCAAGAGATCCATCCTGAAAATAGCAAAGCATTGGCTAAACAGCTGAACCAACATAAG atgctggTTTCTGAgattgaaatgaaacaaagcaaaatagaTGAATGCCAGAAGTATTCAGAGCAATACTCAGCTGCTGTGAAG gACTATGAGTTGCAGACTATGACCTACAGAGCTATGGTTGACTCCCAACAAAAATCTCCAGTGAAACGCCGAAGAATGCAAAGCTCGTCAGACTTAATTATTCAAGAG tTCATGGACTTACGGACTCGTTATACTGCCTTAGTGACCTTGATGACCCAATACATTAAGTTTGCAGGTGACTCTTTGAAAAgactggaagaggaagag attttaaagaataagGAAGCATCGGTGCGTGAGGCATATTCAGATCTAATGGCACAGCAAAATAGCACAATTGATGAGAACAGAAAACTCACGGGAAAGGTAAAAACACTCGAGGAGATGTTGGAGgatatgaagaaacaaaaattccaACTGGAACAGGAGCTCCCTAAAGTGAGggaagctgcagaaaaagagcggaagcagcagcaaaaggatATGGAAGAGATCTGTCTTCAGAAGACCAGGGCTGAGCATGAGGCAAAGCAGTGTCGTATAGATCTAGAGAGCattgagaaagagaaagcagatgcagagcaggagctggagcgTGTAAGGCAGCTCATTTTTCAGGCAGAGACTCAAAGAAGTATACTAGAAGAAAACCTCCGTGCTTTTCGAAATCAAATAGAAGAAAGCACCTTTACCAGAAAAAACCTTGAAGAGCATCTAAGAAGAAAAGATACTAATCTTAATGATTtagagcaacaaaaaaaaaccttaatgcaggagctgaagaaaaaaacagaaggagaggagaaatttATGAAACTAATAAAGCAAATGGAACAAGATCTTGAATTTAAAGGGAATCTATCAGAAATAAAGctgcaagaaaaagagaaaactgaaggcAGGTACTCTGTAACTAGAGAAACTTCCCTGCCAGCTTTCACGGCTGGGCAAGGCAGGCAGTGTAGGACTGATTCTGAAATGACAAGTTTCCAGAAGAAACAAGAAGCCAAAAAAGTAGAAGAGCTTAAACAAAAGGTAGATGAGCTAACCCTTGCTAACAAAAAAGCTGACAAAACTATTAAAGACTTGAAATATGAACTGAATGAAATTGAGCTTCAGAAATCATCGACAGAAGAAAAGTCTcgtttattaaaagaaaaactagatAAAGTCAATAGTGAACTTAAATGCCTAAAAATTAAGTTGGAGGAAAAAGACCAAGCAGAGCAGGGATATTTGCAGCAGTTGAAAGAACTGGACAAGCAGCTACATAGAACCACAGGTAAAGCTGAAGAGGTGATGCAAGAAGCTATGGAtcttaagaaaattaagatgAACTATCAGGAGGAACTGAAATCTgttcagaaagagaagacacAGCTAAGAAGAGAAGTAGAGGAATTAACTAGATCACAGACAAAAACTGAAATCACTATCAAACATTTAAATTCACAGATCAGttctcttcaaaaagaaaagctggcaGCTGAACACAGAACACAGTCATGCAAAGGAGAAGCAAATAATCTTCAAGACCGATATAAGAAAATTCAAGAACAGTTgcttcaaaaaacaaaagtggagaaagaaaaccagcaggAAATTCAGATGCTGCGGAATGAATTAGCCAAAAGTAATCAGGTATCGGAAACATTGAAACGAAAGATAGAGGACCTTAACAAATGGAATGCTGAAACAAAACTACTGATGAAGCAAATTCAATCTGAATCAGAGAAGATggctttggaaaaacaaaatattgagaGGAAAAACGAGGCATTAAAAGCCCTAGCAGATGGTTTCAAAGAACAACTGCGTGCAACAAATGAACAATTGCACAAGCAAACAATAATTGAGCAGGAATTCATATGTAAAATCAAAAGCCTAGAAGTTGATCTAGCAAAAACAGAAGACTTGACtaatgaatataaaaaaaaatgtgataaaCAAAGTGCTTCCACCCTAACCATTGACCGGGAAGTTAAAAATCTAAATGCCCAAATGAATGCTCTAACTATGGAAAAGAGAGTGAATGAGCAGAAGATAGAACTACAACAAGCTCATATTCAAGAGCTAagtagtaaattaaaaaaattacaggatGAACTCCATCAGAAGACTCTGGATGAACAAATGGCACACAAGAAGATGATTCTGTTTCAGGAAGAATCCATCAAGTTTAAACACTCTGCAGAggaatttaggaaaaaagttgaaaaattaCTGGAATCCCATAGCATCACAGAGAAGGACATTTCTGGGATAAAACTAGAATGTGTTGCTCTTCAGCAGGAAAAGCATATGGCTGAGGAAAACATCATGTTGTACAAGATACAAATGGAAGATCTGCAAGAAAGGCTTAAAAAATGTCATGAACAACTACAGCAAGGAAGGCAGGCTGAAATGGACTATCACCAGAAATGCAGGAAACTTGAGGAAGAATTGGAAGTGCAGAAGCACACAGCTGAGAGCTTGAAACAGAAGATGGACCTGCAGGTCAAGGAGGGTGAAcacagtttttttttgtttcagaatgaagttcagcaaaataATAAGCTCCAAGATTCTGGATTTAAATTGAGCTGTGAGAGAAGAGGGAATGATTTCAATTACCAGAGAGACACCACAGCTAGAGAGTTTGAACAGCTTCCTCCACATACAAAACCTAGCTCACCTTTGTTAAGGCAGAAACAGGAGAGAGTGGGTTTTAAATCTGAtcaaatagaagaaaattcaTTGTACATGAGTGCTGATGATATGATACCGACAGAGGTGCAGTTCCAAATGTCAAGAATAAACCAGTCACTAGAAGAAGATACAAGCCCACAATCTTTTACAGAGTTTGTTTCTCAAACAAGTACGCAGTTCCAGATAATGTTTGATAAAGCAAGCCAAATCTCTGGGACATCTGAAAGGGACAAACTGAGAAACAGGAACCTACACAGTTCCAGACAAACTATTagacatggagaagacatgaaacATGAACTAGGAGTGGTAAAACTGCATCCCTTGGAG AGAGTGAAGAACAAGCAGTATGACATGCATGTTGAAGTCACAACATTAAACCAAGAAAATGACAAGACTTTTGGTAATGAAGAGAGAATGTTTGAGGGATACAAAACGTCTGAAGGGTTTAGGAGAGAAGACTTGGCAAAGATGAGCTCTTTCTTAGgagaaaagattttgaaaactgttgATGATGCTACTCAGTTGGAATATTTTACAGAGGAATATGATATTAAATTTCAAGGTCTCAGGCATGATGTAACTGTCAGACAGTTGACCGAAGTTAAACTTTTAGACAGGCTCACAGTTGAGCAGCTCCGTTCAGGGCAGAAAACTATTGATGAGGTTCAGAAAAGTCTTGAAAAATTTTTAACTAAACCTACAGCTATAGCTGGGCTGTACCTTGAATCCAGCAAAGAAATAATCTCTTTTGCTTTGGCAGCAAAGAGAAGAATCATAGGAAAAGCATTGACATTAGCATTTTTAGAGGCCCAAGCAGCTACTGGTTTCATCATTGATCCCACAACAGGTCAGAAGTTCTCTGTTGACGATTCAGTCATTAGAGGGCTTACAGATAATGAATTCAAGAGTAGACTGCTTGAGGCAGAGAAAGCTGTTTTGGGATATTGGTGTTCTGGGAAAGTGGTCTCTGTGTATCAGGCTATGGAAGCTCGActtttagaaagacaaaaaggtaaaaatatccTTGAGGCTCAAATTGCAAGTGGGGGCGTCATTGATCCTGTAAGAAGTGTTCGTGTACCTCCAGAAACCGCTGTGCAGCTTGGCTTGCTTAataacacaattttaaaatttttgcatGAACCTTCTAGtaatgcaaaatgttttcacGATCCAAATAACAGGAAAGCTATGTACTACTGTGATTtgctgaaaatgtgtttgttcaGTGTAAGCAGTAAATGCTTTCTGCTTCCAGTtggtgaaaggaaaataagcagCCCATCAGCAGAGAAAAGTCATAAAATTTCTGTAGTAGATGTTGAAACAGGAGCTGAAATGACTTCATATGAGGCTTATCAAAATAATTGTGTTGATAAAGCTACCTATCTTGAGCTTTCGAAAGAGGAATTTGATTGGAAGGAGACTACATGTTTTGACTCTGATggaaattcttttcttttgcttacaGATCTTAAAACTGGTGTACAGTTTAATATTGAGGAGACCTTAAACCAGGGTAGAATTGGCAGAGCATTAGTCAATAAATATAAGGAAGGTTTAATCACAGCTAATGAGTTTGGTGATATTTTAGTTAGCAGTTCACAGCCAAAAAAAGATTTGAACAGTCCTATTGCAGGGTTCTGGCTTTCTGAAACCAATGAAAGAATTCCAGTCTTAAAAGCCTCACGCAAAAACTTGGTAGATAGAATTACTGCCCTCCGATGTCTTGAAGCTCAGGTTAGTACAGGAGGCATAATTGATCCCTTTACTGGGAGAAAGTACAGTGTTTCAGAAGCTTTGCAGAGGGAGTTAATTGATGATGCTTGTGCCAAGCAAATCCAGCAGTATGAACTGATCTTTACTGGGATCATCCACCCTGTAAGGAACACAGTGATGTCAGCTGTTGAAGCGATGCATTTGAATGCTGTAGACAAAGAAATGGGTTTGCGCTGCCTAGAGTATCAGTACTTGACTGGTGGGTTGATAGATACAAAATCTCATTCCAGATTAACAATGGAAGATGCAATTAAGAATGGTATTATTGATGCTGTCACAGCTACGAagatgaaagatgaaaaattgtATGTTAAGGTTATAACATGCCCCAAAACAAAGAAGAAGTTAACATACAAAGAAGCTTTAGAGAGAGCTGTTTTTGATTGCCACACTGGGCTGCGATTGTTAGAAGCAGCTCAGCCCATGAAAACAGGAATTTCTGGTCTTTACTATAATTCGTAA